TGTGCAGAGAAAAGACAGCTCCAAAGGTGGGTGTGGACGTATTTGTAATTTGGGCGCCTCTTGCTGCGGCTCGCAGCGTGCCCATGGGGAAGgagtggggtgtgggggaggCAGGGTGGGTGTCAGCATGACAGGGCCGGCGGCAGGGGGCCTGGGCTCTGAGGATGTCTGCAGAAGCCGTCTGTCTGAGCTGTCTGTCCACTCCCTGTCTGACATTTTGACCCCTCAAGGGTGGACAATGACGATAGTCTATAAAACACTGCTGCTGTCGATCGAACACTTACGGTGTGAGGCAGGTTTGGAGGAATGAATTACCCCAACAGCCCTGTGGTTGTCATCTAAACGGGGACACTTCTGAGCGGAGAGTCAGCACTTTCAATACTTATGCTGGGACAAGGGTAGAAAGAGGCACTGACCTGGGCGAATTGCCAATGGTCATTCTGGCTCCATCATAAGTCCttttttcagcatgggcaggctctgggaattgaaccccggtctctggcatggcaggcaagaactctgccactgagccatgttTCACCACCCCATAAGCCCttttaatatccccattttacaggtgtggAAACAGataaagaagacagaaattaTAGATGCTTTTATGTGTCATGTTATGTCATTAGAATTTCATTTGTAAACAcatttctttgttgtttcttcCAAGAGATCAGATTAGCTGGCAATAACTGTGCTAACTAAACTCCTGATTTGAAAATATCTctatttcccttcttccttctgctctctcagagGGACGTGTGGGGAGTATCGTTGGCATTATGTTCCATGGTAGAGGTTCAGTTTCTTAGACCTGCTTCCAAAAAACATTTGTTAAAGGAGTTCACGGTGATAAGAAATGATCTGCAGATTCCAAACAAACTCCCTCAAATGTTGGCGCTCATTCCCGTCCGCGGCCCTCTCCGCTCAGCTCGGGATGTCAGGTCTTGGTGCCGTCTTGGCagtagagacagaaagagggtggTGCCTGGGAACGAGCGCCAAGGCCGTCCGAAGATCTGAGACCCTGACGCCGCCTGGCTGTGTGATGACCAGAAAAGCCAGAGAGCTCTCCAGCGTGCAGCTCAGAGACGAGCCAGGTACACCTGCTGCCTCAGGCTCTCAGGAGGTGTCTAAAAAGAACAAGAGACCTCTCCAATTTTATCACTTGAAGGAAAGTACAGGAAATGATGCATGGAAGGATTTGTGAACAGCCTACAAAAAGTGTACAATTGTGTGACACCTACAAAACAGGTACAGGAACCTAATACTGGTTAATTAAGAGAAAAGTCATAAAATGAAGGGCTTTTAAATAGAAACATAAGATGACGAAGCTTAAATCATGAAAATTGTGATTGAGGCCACATACCCAGCCCAACTGCATCTTTGTGCAAATTGGAAAAAGCCACCATTTCCTTAGACAATGTATTATGCCTCCCAGAGATTtgtcatgatgaatatacaaataggGCAGGACTATGAATGCAAATGGTGTCTGTTttatttgctaatgctgctagaatgcagtatactagaagtgggttggcttttataaagggaatttaagttacaagtttctcaggtctaaggccataaaaatattcaaactaaggcatccacaaaAAGCTACCTCGATTCTgaggaaaggccaatggcattcagggtttctctgtccaATAAGAAGACACACGGCAATTCTCTCCTGGtctctggtttcaaacagcttcgccagaggcattttcttcctgcatctccaaacatctctgtgtcggctctgagcattttccaaaacagtttcctccgaaaggattccagtaagcggattaggacccaccttgaatgggtggagactcatctccatggaaaccacctcatcaaaGGGTCCCGCCCACAGTTGGgcgggtcacagctccatggaaacaacttaatcagaaagatcctgctcaaacaatagatctgcccccacaggattggactaagacaaagaacatggcttttctggggcacacagcaGCCTCAGAGCAGCACAGTGCCCCTCTGAGCAGTGACCGTCCTGCCCAGCACTCCAAACTGAGCATGTCTGGGAGACGGGAGGTCTTGGTTTGGTTTGCATGAAGGTTAATTCAAGGTCTCAAGGTGCTGGTTCTATTTGTTTATCTCTCCCCTGAAGAGGAGATAAGGTTGTTTAATTGTATCTAAACTgtcctagaaaaaaataatttgggagaaaggaaaacatgggtAGGAAAATAGTCAGGTAAAGTCAATGCAAGGGTTAGTGTGAAATGTGGTCCTGGCAGAAGAAGCCCTTGCTGTTGGCAGAGCCCAGGTGTGCCTCTAATGCATCCCAAAGCCAGCATGGCCCTCTTGGCAGCACCATGACCACTCTGGACTTTAAACAAAGGGGCCAGGGTCCAGGTGTTTCCTGAGAAAAAACACCCAAGTAAAGAACACGGAGGCTGGAAGAGTTATGAGTGGCTGATTAATAATATTTCCCATTTCCAAATGAATAAACAGCCTGTGCTTAGCGTAGACGGTGTAGAATTGCACTTAAGGAGatataaaagaaagagataaagaaaggaaggagagagggacgAATAGAGGAAGAAACTCTGAGAggacagaaagacagagacatGGTATTTTTTCTCAGCGGGAGGCTCTTTTTGCCACTTGGGATTGTGCTGGGGGTGCAGGGAGAATTGATCTCAACTGCCCTGACTCTGAGAGCCCTGGAGTCTTAGCATATGAAAACCCTTTTCCAGGCGCTGTAGCCTGTGAGTTCTTAACGATAAAATTTGCGGCAGCATCTTATTTATAAAGATGTTGGATTTTGAAGTCAAACAGCTTGAGGCTAGTCTGATAGAGGAAAAAAGATTTCCCCAATAAGCTAGAAACTGAGAAGACGGTTTCCCAGAGcagggtagggtgggggtggctgCCGAGCAGCTGGGCTAATGTTTTATGGTCCATCCAGAGCCTTAGGAACTAGCCGAGCCTCGATCTCTTGGGAGTGCGGGGCGGCCAGGCGTGAGCTGGGACGTGTGCCATCAGAGCTCATGTCCCACTCAGCGTCTCTGGGGCTCCAGATCTGCTCAGAATCCTGCTAGCCAGACAGGGCtcttcaacaaaaacaaaaccctgatTTATTCAGGTAGGTGCCTATATAAAGAAGGTCTGGCTTTCCAGACTTAAAGGTGGTTCTGGCTGCAGTGTTGAGGGAGGTTAATGTCCTGGGTCCTGAGGCTCTGTTGACAAGTTGACCCCAGTGGGCCTGAGGTCTTGCTGCAGCTCCTGGAGAGAGtggggagaggctggccccttggAAGAGAAGGCCAGCCCCCCAGGGGGAATTGGGGAGCAGGGCACTGGGAAGCCTCTTCCCGGGACTTGGCTGATTTTGAGGAAATGTTAGAGAGAGCAGGGTTGTTTAAATATCCAGCAAGGCAGTGACACGAAAACCAGCCACTGAGATTTTTCACTTTGGCTTGTAATGCTGGAGGCATGTGATGGAGGCTTGCTTTTTATCTGGGATTGTTAGAGCTgcacttttaatttccaagaTTAACTGCAGCCTTGGGAGAGCTGATTTTCTAACCTACTTTGATGAAATCCCAGAGCCTCCTTCAAACCTGCACAATTCTCAGAAATGTTAATTTCTAGGAATGTGGTTAGGCTTTGCGGAAAGGGTTGGAGGGAAGGGCAAGGGAGGTTGCAAATGAATCAAGCCTCGAAATGAGGTGGTAACTGCTGCTCCATCAAACCCTAACGAACATGCTACATCCCACATTTTGAACTCTGCATCTTAATTTCTAGAAAAGACGTATGCATTCCTTGTGAACACGAGGCACCCCAAGATAAGAAGACAGATAGAGCAGGGAATGGACACGGTCATTTCCTCGGTGATTGGAGAAAGCTACCGGCTGCAGGTGAGCTCCAGCCTGTCGGAATGCAGGCGTGCTCCCCACAGGGAAGGGATCAGTACATTTGCTGTAAGGACCCAGACCAGCAGCCTTCACTTAACTCTGTCTAGACACTTCAGCTCTCCACTGCCTCACTATTGCTACCAATAGAATGGGCTTAGTTCCTGCCAACTTATTAGACATGCAGTCAGTGTAATTAAGACAAATGTAATTTTGACCTAGCAGTTCAAACTCTCTGGATGGAATGTGATGCAAATGTATAGGtctgtttgaaaaaataaaggcaacagttaaaaaaaatctatcagaatgaaagagaaataagggGTAGGTATGATATTTTGGATGTTCAAGCATTTGTTAATTCTATAATATAAACATTATAGTTGTGTTCATGAAACTAATGAAATGTTTCTTTCTCCCTCAGTTTGATTTTCAAGAGGTAGTCAAGAATTTTTTCCCTCCTGGAAATGAGGTGGTTAATGGAGAAAATTTGAGTTTCGCGTATGAATTCAAGGCTGACGCATTGTTTGATTTCTTCTATTGGTTTGGGCTCAGCAATTCCACAGTCAAAGTGAATGGAAAAGTTCTGAATTTGTCAAGTACCAGCCCCGAAAAGAAGGAGACAATTAAATTGTTTCTGGAAAAAATGAGCGAACCTTTCATTCGAAGGAGTAGTTTCTCTGACCGAAAATTCAGTGTAACTTCCAGAGGTATGTTAACATGTATAAAGTAAAAGGGTAGGATAATGTGATGGAAAATGAGAGTTAATTAATTGAAAAAGTAGGGCCTATTGATGAAGGAGAAATATATTCTTACGTAactcagaaaatgagaagtggATGGTTttactaccaaaaaaaaatcgAGGGACTTCTCCTTTTTGGCTCTTTTGAGTTATATCTGTGCAGCAcaactagaaaataatttttaaattacgaTTAATTTAAACATTACTACTTAATTAAATATAAACCCTAGTTTTCATATAATTAAAGAATGCTGCTTTCCTGATACACGTATTCCATCTGGGCAACAAAGCGTTAGCTAAAATTATCAATTGGTGGAAGGGCCGTTACAGGCAAGCTATCTTTAATAATACTTGGGAGGGTTCTTTGGATCTTATAAGAGCAGGAAGGAACACCTGGAGAATGCTTCCTCTAACCAACTCTAAATTCCATATGCTGGGTTCCTGACCTCCGTCTTCAATGCCCCTCACCAGGTGTTGGGGTGAGACTTCTCAGTGTGGTGTGGCCGAGACAGAATGTATCAGTTACGTCTTGTCTGGATTTGCCTTCTGCTGAGCGCTCTCTCTGTCCCACGCTAGTCTGGGCTTGGAAAGAAACTTCTTTGAAGTAGGATCCTTGCTGCTAGTTGCAAAAAAGCTACCAGTGTCTATGAACCTGCCGTTTTCTCAATGTGCACATGTAAAATACAGAGTAGTAATTAATTCTATTTAAAGGCAGTTGCTTTCTTCCCATGTTTACAGCAAAAAAAGCTTATTCCTAGCAATTTCTATCCTAGACATTCTTTGTGTGTCTCTCTGACTCTGTCTGTCTCTGCACGTTGTTTTAGCTGTGTTGGGTGCTTCTCACAAAGCTGCCTTTGTGTTCTGCTCCACTGCAGCCGTGGGGCGGGGGGAGATGGTggaattagtcagggttctccggaaaagcagaaccaacaggacgtGTGTATAGCACGGGTGTTTAAAGAGGtttattataaagaataaatCATTGGTCGTGTGATTGCGGGGCTGGCAGGTCTGAATTCGGCAGGGCAGGTCAGCAGCTGGAAGCCCCAGAAGGGGAGATGGTGAAGGCCTGAGCCCAGTTCCTTAGCCTGGAAACTCAGAGGGGAGCGGAGGGCATGGACTTGAGGGTGAATTCCTCCTGAGCCCCTAACCCCTGATTCCAGCACTTAAGACCTCCAGCCGAGGCCCCCGCACAAGGGCTCAGCTCCTGAGAGTCAGCCTGTCAGAGCAGCTGGTCCCGTCTATCGAGCGCTGCCCAGCAGCAGCCCGGCCAGGTTTTGACCACACGATGGGACCCTGTGGCCTGGCCGAGGTGCCACGTTAGTTAGCCATCACGGGGGTTATACTCTGATCCTTCTGAGGGGAGATGAACCTCTCCGCTTGTGGCAGGGCCCAGACGCCCTGGCCTTCCTGAGACCCACTGGCCACAGCCCCCTGGGTGGGGGgtagccctgccccctcccatgCCCTCAAACCTACCTCCGTCCAGGCACCGAGTCAGCGGTCACAGTCCTGCAACCTCCGCCACCCCACACCCCAGCACGTGGCACCTGCGTCCCACTGCCTTCGGGGATGTCGCCCAGGGACGCAGCCACACCCGTTTCTGTCGAGCTTTCAGGGGGAGCCAGGACTCTGTCAAGGATTCAGTAATGATGTGTTTATGAACTTCCTCCCCAGTGATGCCAATAACTCACGTCCTGTTTACTGTTTTTAAGGTTCACTCGATGATGTTTTCAACTGCAGTCTGTCACCCAGACCATCTCTAACAGAGCCTCTTCTGGCAGAATTACCGTTTCCGAGTGTTCTGGAATGTGAAGAGACCCCCAGCCAGTGATCCTGATTGGAGTTAGCATTCTAGGCCTGGCCAGAACTGAAGGCAGGGGTGCAGGGGTGCAGGGGAGGTGGGAGCAGGGGTGCaggggaggcagggcaggggtgcAGGGGAGGCAGGGACAGGGGTGCAGGGGAGGGAGTGCAGGGGTAcaggggaggtgggggcagggatgcaggggtgcaggagaggggaTGCAGGGGTGCAGAGGAGGGGATGCAGGAGTGcaggggaggtgggggtaggggtgcaggggaggcaggggcaggggtgcaggggtgcaggggaggtgggggtaggggtgcagGGGAGGCGGGGCAGGCCTTCCACCCCCTTGCAGTTCCCCCCTCCTCCTCGGCAGCTACCAGGCCTGCTGCTTCCTTTCCCCCGGCTGCGACAGCTGGGCAGGCCCCGTGCTGGGCCCCCTGGCCTGCGTCCCGCACTCTCCACTGCAGAATCCCGCTCTCTTAGCATTTCACTTGGTGTCCTGGCATCCTGGGGACTTTCCAGCAACTTTTGTGGGAGGCATCTGACTCGAATGTGGGGTCAGATCAGGGGTTGGCCCTCTGCTGGGGGTACCCCTGTCTGAAACCCCCCTGCAAGCAGGGGTTTTGGGGTTAGCAGGGCTGCTCTCTGGGGAGCCTCCTGGCCAGGAGCCTTTGGTGGCTGTCACCAGGAAGCGAGTGCATCTTGCGTCCTGCCTGCATGAAGCCCTGGGCAGTGTTCAAGTTGGAGGTCACGGTGCACGGGCCAGGCTGCTGGACGGCGACCCTGTGCCCACTGCCTGCAGCTTGAGTCCCCACAGCCTCCCCCGCACCAGGTGACCGAGTTAGAGGGGAGCCAGCTGAGAGGACACTAACAGTGGGGGAAGCACCTCGTCCTGGGCATTTCAGAGAAGCCTTCAGCAGCCCTAACATGAAAGGCAAAACAGACGGAAACCATAACGTCACCATAATACATTGTTAGTCAACACGTTGTCATCTCACAGCTCTAATGGACttcttcaaaaggaaaaaacatcctAACCGCATAGGCTTATAATGAGGAAAAATCATGGGCCCTGAGTataatttttctatccttttaaaaaaagaagtgttcCAGCATTATACATTTTGATAACATGACTGATTGTCCTTTCATTTATGTGGAAATGCCGTATACTACTTTGTGCAATTAAAACTCTTCTCAGTACTCAGTGTACAATTGATTACATTTGTGTGTGACTCTTTCCACTGTGGTTCGTTGGTCACATACTtgcctgtaacttaataaattagaGCAGGGATTGTGGTTTTCACGGCACTTCCCCGAGAAGAACCTTTTGAAGAACAGGGTATGCAGTATTTGGACAAAAGAAGCAAAATTTGTTACTGTattttcagaaaagagaaggTGAATGGTACTTAACAGAAGTTAGTAAGTAACAGCCTGTTATTAAACTCAATAAAATCCTATTCTGTTAACAGTAAAATAAGTTTTATACCACTGCCAACAAACCTTAGTGGATATCAAGTACTAAATGCTTcccaaaggaaatagaaactCAAGTCACACAAATTGACCAAGAAGGTATTTTTTAATGAAACCGCTGAGTTGAGGGAAGCTGTCAATAGCACCCAGGAACGGGCTAAAGACCTGGAAGCTGGTCAGGTCAGCTCTCCAGACCAGATGCGTTCACTCCTTCAGTATTCATTTGGCAAAACTGACTGCCTTGAAGAAAACATCGCTGCACTAAGTATTAACAAATAGCACAAAAATgggccatttaaaaaattgacgGCCGGTCTATAGGGACAGAAATTCCTAGATGAAGTAGGCCTCAATCTGGTTATAAATATGGCGTAAAGTAAGGTCAATAGAAATCTATAGGACAGCAGTGACCTAAGCAATTCATCCATCCGATGACTCATTCATCCTACAAATATGATTGGGTCCCACTGTGTGCCATACACTGAATCAGAAGCTGGTCTACAGAGGTAGCTTTTAGGCTTGTAAAAGAAGATAGGCATGCAGGCTAATACGTGCAATAAAATAAGGGCAAAGAGAAAGTGCTATAAGAAAAAAGGCTGAGATGCTTGTGATTTAATTTTGGATAAGATTAATGAAGCATAACTGTAAAATTTAGTTCtgttaaatgcaattttattgagattgttcacataccatataatcatccaaagtatacaatcagtggctcacagcatcatcacatagttgtgcattcatcatcacaatcaattttagactgttttcattactccaaaaataaacaaatataaataaaaataaaaagaacaccccaaacatcccatacttcTTATCCCCCTTTCCcccagtatttattttttgtctttattttctcactcatctgcccatatactgCATCTTGgcatgtcagtcacaaggtttccatAATTACATGGTCACAACATAAAAGctgtgtagttatacaatcatcatcaagaatcaaggctactggattacagttcaatagtttcaggtattttcttctaactagtctaataaactaaaaactaaaaaggaatatctagataatgcataagaataacctccagaatatcctctctactctatttgaaatctcttagccactgaaactttgtttcatttcttttccaccttttggtcaagaaggctttctcaatcctgcattgccagggccaggctcatccctgggaatcacaaCTCACATGGTGGAGAGGGTTGTGAGTTTACTTGTACAGTTGACTTAGAgggaggggccacatctgagcaacaaaacaggttctcagGGGTGACTCtgaggtataattataagtaggcttagtttctcctttgcaggaataagtttcataggggcaagctccaagatcaagggcttagtttattaaattgggagtctgtaatgcttgagagaatatcaggaattcccctttaatgttttccacatttttccccagtccctcaagggaattttgcaaaaacgtttttattttctgccaaaaaTACTTCGGGATGTATTAGGGTGTTACATTAACCTGCACAGAATAGCAAGATCACATTCTCTAAtccaggttccatgtaattatgttgtttaaataaactgaccgtacaggttaaattagatagtgtgctacagaacagacacattttgtaccaaataaacatctctgcctttgatctcacacagaagtggaagttttaaaataagtcaatatcatcctttacccggtAGGTATAAAggttaccttagtcctaaccaattccatttcattcatatctctaactgaagtctagTCACTTTCTCAGTTACTTTAAAGTTGCTGTGGTGTAATGCAGACTTTCAGAGCcacagaactctaactctgagtcccaAGTATCAGGCagttacccaaagttccagggacctaccaggttatacacaaagagctcagaacctcagaatttagaactagcaggtaaaactcaggaatagatgtggctgctgtaagggcttacagtctaggaacttTTATGAAGCTCAATGAACATTCTGCACTCCTTAATCATTGCTTGTCAAATCTCTACCC
This is a stretch of genomic DNA from Tamandua tetradactyla isolate mTamTet1 chromosome 4, mTamTet1.pri, whole genome shotgun sequence. It encodes these proteins:
- the MEDAG gene encoding mesenteric estrogen-dependent adipogenesis protein translates to MAVAACAPARPSLTSISSGELRSLWTCDCELALLPLAQLLRLQPGAFQLRGDQLGVPGPGDSGAARGGFNVFGDGLVRLDGQLYRLSSYVKRYVELTSYCDYKDYRETILSKPMLFFINVQRKDSSKEKTYAFLVNTRHPKIRRQIEQGMDTVISSVIGESYRLQFDFQEVVKNFFPPGNEVVNGENLSFAYEFKADALFDFFYWFGLSNSTVKVNGKVLNLSSTSPEKKETIKLFLEKMSEPFIRRSSFSDRKFSVTSRGSLDDVFNCSLSPRPSLTEPLLAELPFPSVLECEETPSQ